In Plantibacter sp. PA-3-X8, one DNA window encodes the following:
- the sufU gene encoding Fe-S cluster assembly sulfur transfer protein SufU — translation MSGLESLYQELILDHARQRHGFGLRDAPAAESHQLNPTCGDEVTLQLHPGPDGRLAPIAWEGHGCSISQASSSCLSDLAAGLTPSELQALVDEFRTVIRSRGTLEFDEERFGDAAAFSGVSRYIARVKCAMLPWVAAEEAISRLP, via the coding sequence ATGAGCGGCCTGGAGAGCCTCTACCAGGAGCTCATCCTCGACCACGCCCGCCAGCGCCACGGCTTCGGGTTGCGGGACGCGCCCGCCGCCGAGTCGCACCAGCTCAACCCCACCTGCGGCGACGAGGTCACCCTGCAGCTCCATCCCGGGCCCGACGGTCGTCTCGCACCGATCGCCTGGGAGGGGCACGGCTGCTCGATCTCGCAGGCGTCGAGCTCCTGCCTGAGCGACCTCGCAGCAGGCCTCACGCCGTCCGAGCTCCAGGCCCTGGTCGACGAGTTCCGCACGGTCATCCGCTCGCGGGGCACGCTCGAGTTCGACGAGGAACGGTTCGGAGACGCCGCGGCGTTCAGTGGCGTCTCGCGCTACATCGCCCGCGTGAAATGCGCCATGCTCCCCTGGGTCGCAGCCGAAGAGGCCATCTCCCGCCTGCCGTGA